Proteins encoded in a region of the Populus nigra chromosome 3, ddPopNigr1.1, whole genome shotgun sequence genome:
- the LOC133688370 gene encoding uncharacterized protein LOC133688370 yields the protein MKTAFRNAYFFTVSLSRSLNPNTNPNLNLSPICHKLPLLSTTTTYLSLPLLISRHRKAPGRSFSTTLTMSGCADSPSPSLDKQFEELRSKLEESGRLREKIRAVVLEIESTTRLLHSGLLLVHQSRPVPEVLEKAKAQIGVLKGLYNRLAEIILECPGQYYRYHGDWRSETQIVVSLLTLMHWLETGNLLMHTEAQEKLGLNSLEFGLDIEDYLIGVCFMSNEMPRYVVNQVTAGDYDCPRKVLKFMTDLHAAFRMLNLRNDFLRKKFDGMKYDLRRVEEVYYDVKIRGLTATGDSNGNQRVVEGES from the exons ATGAAAACGGCGTTTCGAAACGCCTACTTCTTCACAGTCTCACTCTCTCGCTCGTTGAACCCTAACACAAACCCAAACCTCAACCTCTCTCCCATTTGCCACAAACTCCCTCTCctttccaccaccaccacctatCTTTCACTCCCTCTCCTCATTTCTCGTCACCGAAAAGCACCAGGTCGCTCATTCTCCACAACTCTCACCATGTCAGGCTGTGCTGATTCTCCCTCTCCCTCACTAGATAAACAATTCGAAGAGCTTCGCTCGAAGCTAGAAGAATCAGGAAGATTGCGCGAAAAGATTCGAGCTGTTGTCTTAGAGATCGAGTCCACCACTCGACTCCTGCACTCTGGTCTCCTTCTTGTTCACCAATCCCGTCCCGTTCCAG AGGTTTTAGAGAAAGCAAAGGCGCAAATTGGAGTGTTGAAGGGGTTATATAATAGACTTGCTGAAATCATCCTCGAGTGTCCTGGTCAATATTACAG GTATCATGGTGATTGGAGGAGCGAAACACAAATTGTTGTTTCTCTGCTGACTTTAATGCATTGGTTAGAGACTGGCAATTTACTTATGCACACTGAAGCTCAGGAAAAACTTGGct TGAACAGCTTGGAGTTTGGTTTGGACATTGAGGACTATCTTATTG GTGTTTGCTTTATGTCCAATGAAATG CCTCGGTATGTTGTGAACCAAGTGACCGCTGGGGACTATGATTGTCCAAGAAAGGTGTTGAAGTTCATGACAGATCTTCACGCAGCCTTCCGCATGCTCAATCTCCGGAATGATTTCCTGCGCAAGAAGTTTGATG GCATGAAGTATGACCTACGGAGAGTTGAAGAAGTGTACTATGATGTTAAGATCCGAGGTTTGACGGCTACTGGTGATTCAAATGGCAATCAAAGAGTTGTAGAAGGTGAATCATAG